gtgagaatcgagtttacaatatttattttagaaaacgcccatccAACctaatagcacagaataaataatagtattaagtacagaagactcactctctaacaaaacacgtctgttacgatcagcacagatatggccgctaggtggcgacagcgccacgcgcggcttatggctttccccaaaattggggccggaacggatgtacttagctacctgtagcaaagcgacgaaatcgctgagtgagacacgcctgctaataGTAAGAAAGGCTGATCATTTTTGATGCTccaaattttacttttaaatagtCAGTTAacctaaaaagtataataaagaaaaataatagatATTGTATGtacattttcatttattattttaccaaGCAAAACCAAAACTAATCTTACTACATATGCATATTCCAGCATAACCTTAGTATTGTTGATCTTTAAGGGCTTCAAATTCTTGAATTACATTTTCACTGGTCACACTGTAGGCATGATTTTCTGTGTAGCTCACATCCTGTAAATAACAATCGTATATACATACATTGCCTAACAAATAATAAGACATATCTAAAAGTATACTTACACCTGTGGCCAGGGTGTTGTCATAGCGAGGATGGTACTGGCTTCTATGGTTCAGAAGAAGGGCTACTGAGGGAAACCATAGGCCACACAGTTCACATTGATACACTAATATGCCAAGAGCATTGATGTGGTTTTGGTGTGTTTTGGTTATGAAATGTTCCGCTTTGTACCTGAAACAAAgatgtattacgaaatttatGATTACGACctactaatattttttatatgaatCCGTGCGAACCAACCCTCACCTGTGGTTATACAACTGCTCGTAGTTCCTAAACTTGCGGTCACAGGCGTTGCAGAGCAATAGTTTGCCCAAATGAAAATTGTAGCAAGTTCGCAACCATGGACACGAGAGCCAATGCACTTCTGCAGTTTTGTAACAGGAAAAAGCCACTTCGCAAGCATTGCAGGCGTAGTTGCTGGCGGTCGTGTGCGTTTTCGCGTGCCGCAGTAGTCGGGGAATGCTTGTGAAAACTTTCTCACAGAATTCGCATTGTAAGAGCGACGATGTCTTGATTTCACGAACACAATCCAGATTGTTCGCTTGGCAGCAGCGGGTCGCGTGTTGCATGGCCACGTCCTGGCGCGGCCACACCTGGAAGCATTCTATGCATGTCCACACTACCTGCCACCGTGGCTGAATGTCTAATATCGCATGTCGCGTAGAGTAGTGCCTCCTCAGGCCAGTTTCGTATACGAAACATTTCCCGCACGTGCTACACGTATACGATCGAACGGGTTTCGAGCAGCTCACGTCGAGGCTTTCTTTCTTTTTCGTATAGTTCAAGGCTCTATTCAGCATATGAATGTTTTCCATTATGCGAGCGTTGTTTTCCTTAACTCTCTCCAGACTGTACTCTAATGGACAAATAGTACTTTCGAAACTTGCACCCGTGTTATTGTGATCATATAAAtgtttattgatataaatatttggTAACGCATTGGGGTTTTTGAACGTTTGTTTTATACTCTGCTGCATATTTAAAAAGTTCTGGTTATCAATCTGGTCTGTTTCGTGGCTCCGCAAGTAATGTGATCCAGAAACAGATATAGtatcaatattattaatttCCGTCTCATTGACCTGTTTCGCACAGGAATCAAGACTTAAATGTTCATATTCTGGCCCTGACACTATTTTCACTACCAAATGAGACGATTTCTCTGTTGCTTTTCTCGAATTATGCGTCTTGCCTTCCAACCACTCGCTGAATctcgtttcttcattttcaCCATCGATCGTAACgttcaaatatttaaaattaacgtCTGTCTCAAATCTCTCAACTACTAGTTTAGCTGACATCTTTGCGAATGTGTCGATACATTTTGACAGACCGTTGattaattctttttttaaatatgattgGCTGGAAAAAAGTTTGTATACCAATTTCCTAGCTAACTGAATTATACCAAACTGTGATGAAaacattgatgttaaaatgtaGTGTAACACTTTCTTAATTGTCTTAGAACTACCTGTCAGTATTATGGGGCAAGCTGGCCAGCGAGATCCTCGTGCAGAACTGGGACGGCGCGCTCGACGACCTCACCAAGCTGCGCGAGTTCATCGACAACGGCGCGGCCGGCGCCGCCGCCACCAACATGCAGGCGCTGCAGCAGCGCACGTGGCTGGTCCACTGGTCGCTGTTCGTCTTCTTCAACCACGCCAAGGGCCGCGACCTCATCATAGAGATGTTCCTGTACAAGCCTCTGTGAGTATACCTACCACCAACATGCAGGCGCTGCAGCAGCGCACGTGGCTGGTCCACTGGTCGCTGTTTGTCTTCTTCAACCACGCCAAGGGCCGCGACCTCATCATAGAGATGTTCCTGTACAAGCCTCTGTGAGTATACCTACCATCAACATGCAGGCGCTGCAGCAGCGCACGTGGCTGGTCCACTGGTCGCTGTTTGTCTTCTTCAACCACGCCAAGGGCCGCGACCTCATCATAGAGATGTTCCTGTACAAGCCTCTGTGAGTATACCTACCACCAACATGCAGGCGCTGCAGCAGCGCACGTGGCTGGTCCACTGGTCGCTGTTCGTCTTCTTCAACCACGCCAAGGGCCGCGACCTCATCATAGAGATGTTCCTGTACAAGCCTCTGTGAGTATACCTACCACCAACATGCAGGCGCTGCAGCAGCGCACGTGGCTGGTCCACTGGTCGCTGTTTGTCTTCTTCAACCACGCCAAGGGCCGCGACCTCATCATAGAGATGTTCCTGTACAAGCCTCTGTGAGTATACCTACCACCAACATGCAGGCGCTGCAGCAGCGCACGTGGCTGGTCCACTGGTCGCTGTTTGTCTTCTTCAACCACGCCAAGGGCCGCGACCTCATCATAGAGATGTTCCTGTACAAGCCTCTGTGAGTATACCTACCATCAACATGCAGGCGCTGCAGCAGCGCACGTGGCTGGTCCACTGGTCGCTGTTTGTCTTCTTCAACCA
This region of Cydia amplana chromosome 4, ilCydAmpl1.1, whole genome shotgun sequence genomic DNA includes:
- the LOC134647605 gene encoding zinc finger protein 836-like isoform X2, whose product is MSAKLVVERFETDVNFKYLNVTIDGENEETRFSEWLEGKTHNSRKATEKSSHLVVKIVSGPEYEHLSLDSCAKQVNETEINNIDTISVSGSHYLRSHETDQIDNQNFLNMQQSIKQTFKNPNALPNIYINKHLYDHNNTGASFESTICPLEYSLERVKENNARIMENIHMLNRALNYTKKKESLDVSCSKPVRSYTCSTCGKCFVYETGLRRHYSTRHAILDIQPRWQVVWTCIECFQVWPRQDVAMQHATRCCQANNLDCVREIKTSSLLQCEFCEKVFTSIPRLLRHAKTHTTASNYACNACEVAFSCYKTAEVHWLSCPWLRTCYNFHLGKLLLCNACDRKFRNYEQLYNHRYKAEHFITKTHQNHINALGILVYQCELCGLWFPSVALLLNHRSQYHPRYDNTLATGDVSYTENHAYSVTSENVIQEFEALKDQQY
- the LOC134647605 gene encoding zinc finger protein 836-like isoform X1, with protein sequence MSAKLVVERFETDVNFKYLNVTIDGENEETRFSEWLEGKTHNSRKATEKSSHLVVKIVSGPEYEHLSLDSCAKQVNETEINNIDTISVSGSHYLRSHETDQIDNQNFLNMQQSIKQTFKNPNALPNIYINKHLYDHNNTGASFESTICPLEYSLERVKENNARIMENIHMLNRALNYTKKKESLDVSCSKPVRSYTCSTCGKCFVYETGLRRHYSTRHAILDIQPRWQVVWTCIECFQVWPRQDVAMQHATRCCQANNLDCVREIKTSSLLQCEFCEKVFTSIPRLLRHAKTHTTASNYACNACEVAFSCYKTAEVHWLSCPWLRTCYNFHLGKLLLCNACDRKFRNYEQLYNHRYKAEHFITKTHQNHINALGILVYQCELCGLWFPSVALLLNHRSQYHPRYDNTLATGVSILLDMSYYLLGNVCIYDCYLQDVSYTENHAYSVTSENVIQEFEALKDQQY